ACAGAGAATATCCGAAACGCAGGGGCATCGATTTCTACCATCGTTACGAGGAAGACCTAGCCTTGTTTGGGGAAATGGGTCTAAAAACATTGCGTTTGTCCATTGCATGGACACGGATCTTCCCTAATGGGAATGAAACGCAGCCCAATGAAGCCGGTTTGCAATTCTATGATCGTGTCATTGATGGCATGTTAAAGGAGGGCATTGAACCGTTGATTACGTTGTCTCATTATGAGATGCCGATGTATCTGGTCAATCATCATGGGGGATGGACGGATCGCATAGTGGTCGATTACTTTGTTCACTTTTGCCAAACGGTGTTCAATCGATATAAAGACAAAGTGAAATATTGGATTACCTTTAATGAGATTGACAGCATCGTTCGTCACCCGTTTACGAGTGGTGGTATCGTTCCGGATCGTTTCAACAACGTGGAACAAGCTGTATATCAGGCGCTGCATCACCAATTTGTGGCCAGTAGCCTGGCGGTGAAATATTGTCATGAGATCATTCCTGGTTCTCAGATCGGATGTATGCTTACCAAGCTTACGACATATGCCCATACGTGTAACCCCGAAGATGTATTGGTCGCTTCCCGGGATAATCAATTTAATCTTATGTTCACGGATGTTCAGGTCCGTGGGGCATACCCATATTTTACGAAGAGATTGTTTGCTGAAAAAGGGATTGTACTGGATATGCTGGAAGGTGACGAGGAGATTCTGAAAGTGCACACGGTGGACTTTATTTCATTCAGTTATTACATGTCGCTTGTATCGAGTGTTGATGGGGATCGATTGGAACAGGTGAGTGGTAACACTACTGGGGGTGTAAAGAATCCTTATCTGAACACCAATGACTGGGGCTGGCAGATTGATCCGGTAGGTCTGCGCATTTCCCTGAACGAACTTTATAGTCGCTATGGAGTGCCATTATTTATTGTTGAAAATGGGATTGGAGCCGTCGATACGTTCGAAGAAGACGGTAGCATTCAGGATGATTACCGGATCGATTATTTCCGTTCCCATATGGAACAGATGCATGAAGCAATTCTCGATGGAGTCGAATTGATGGGTTACACGAGTTGGGGCATTATTGATCTGATCAGTTATTCTTCCTCCGAAATGGAGAAAAGATATGGTTTTATTTACGTTGATCAGGATAATGACGGTAACGGAACGCTGGAGAGAAAGCGCAAAAAGAGTTTCTTCTGGTACAAAGATGTGATTGCCAATAACGGTTTGTAGAATCCGTGTAGTAGTCTGGCATAATTACAAAACCGCGCATACAGCAATTGATTGTAAAAAGTTAATGAAGACAGCGCAGCCCTGGTATCAGGGCTGTTTTTCTGTTTAACATAAAAAGCATTGACAGCGAAGAGGCTGGAACGTAGTATAGATGTATATGATAATGATAATTGTTATCAACTGAAACCTCTGCGTAGAGCAGTGGTTTATTTGCGCTCCCCTCATTATAGGTTAAACCTATTACATCTATAGATATTATATCTTGGAACAATCAAGGACAGGGTGATATATTTATGTCATTCAAGAGCTTCACTTTTAGAGGAATACAACATGAGGCTCTTCCAAGGACCGAACTTATGATGAGGTGAAAATGATGAGTAAAAAAACGATGTTTGAGAAAATTTGGGAAAATCACGTGATTCATCAGGAAGAAGGCAAACCAAGCATTTTGTATATCGATCTGCATCTGGTGCATGAAGTAACATCCCCGCAGGCGTTTGAAGGTCTGCGTCTGAGCGGCCGTAAAGTTCGTCGCCCTGAGCTGACGTTTGCAACCATGGATCACAACGTTCCAACGAAGGATCGGTTCAACATAA
Above is a window of Paenibacillus sp. E222 DNA encoding:
- a CDS encoding glycoside hydrolase family 1 protein yields the protein MTNTTRTFPEGFLWGGAIAANQAEGAWNVDGKGLSTADIAIYRKGVSKSEYKKHNAITEEQIQEAMESTSDREYPKRRGIDFYHRYEEDLALFGEMGLKTLRLSIAWTRIFPNGNETQPNEAGLQFYDRVIDGMLKEGIEPLITLSHYEMPMYLVNHHGGWTDRIVVDYFVHFCQTVFNRYKDKVKYWITFNEIDSIVRHPFTSGGIVPDRFNNVEQAVYQALHHQFVASSLAVKYCHEIIPGSQIGCMLTKLTTYAHTCNPEDVLVASRDNQFNLMFTDVQVRGAYPYFTKRLFAEKGIVLDMLEGDEEILKVHTVDFISFSYYMSLVSSVDGDRLEQVSGNTTGGVKNPYLNTNDWGWQIDPVGLRISLNELYSRYGVPLFIVENGIGAVDTFEEDGSIQDDYRIDYFRSHMEQMHEAILDGVELMGYTSWGIIDLISYSSSEMEKRYGFIYVDQDNDGNGTLERKRKKSFFWYKDVIANNGL